The following proteins are co-located in the Manihot esculenta cultivar AM560-2 chromosome 9, M.esculenta_v8, whole genome shotgun sequence genome:
- the LOC110623022 gene encoding B3 domain-containing transcription repressor VAL2 isoform X5 has translation MSELMLRMESKTCMNALCGASTSSGWRKGWPLRSGEFANLCDKCGSAYEQSIFCDMFHSKDSGWRNCASCGKRLHCGCIASIFLLELLDHGGGVNCISCTKSSGVNSVMGNEKPNGFGTSKGDDIGELQSADNQLDGERKLMQSGCTTEGIGTRDLLQLQNEETSGSFRQMKQEDNVAPRAEIGITSFSNFNQASNGLSQNSKPEIHKSTIAAKELYESLAQTNLSITLGSPLGNPNSFPGAVVDERGQSKAPSPLQQGSRSRHLLPKPPKSALATGLESNVGMVSQIRVARPPTEGRGRNQLLPRYWPRITDQELQQISADSNSTIVPLFEKVLSASDAGRIGRLVLPKACAEAYFPPISQPEGLPLRIQDVKGKDWVFQFRFWPNNNSRMYVLEGVTPCIQSMQLQAGDTVTFSRMDPEGKLVMGFRKASNNMAMQSIKGSTETHLSALSKHLHSANGDTSWHKFEKHEERMRESLLLPSLLVPERKRTRNIGSKSKRLLIDSLDALELKLTWEEAQDLLRPPPTVKPSIVTIEDHDFEEYEEPPVFGKRSIFVIRSIGFITRGQEQWAQCDSCCKWRRLPVDVLLPPKWTCVDNAWDQSRCSCSSPDELTPRELEHLLTLNKEFKRRRMTSIQRPAQEQESSGLDALANAAILGDEGDPGTTAVATTTKHPRHRPGCSCIVCIQPPSGKGKHKPTCTCNVCMTVKRRFKTMMMRKKKRQSEREAEIALRNQHLSGPRDEAEVESSSKHVLTPQDPSENEARSVNELEPKSQSNNVSNKMVDIGKGHIDLNCHPDREEESQVGLARMSMMNLLQVASLPLETYLKQNGLTSLVSEQQGSSASHVPPQAGESEGRPAEDCQLVSAVQEQKQESGGEENCGTGPEQSQNDPV, from the exons ATGAGTG AATTGATGTTGAGAATGGAGTCGAAGACTTGCATGAATGCATTATGCGGAGCTTCGACGTCGAGCGGGTGGAGAAAAGGTTGGCCTTTGCGATCTGGCGAATTCGCCAATCTCTGCGACAAGTGCGG GTCTGCATATGAGCAATCAATTTTTTGTGACATGTTTCACTCAAAGGATTCTGGTTGGAGGAATTGTGCTTCATGTGGCAAG CGTCTCCATTGTGGATGTATTGCTTCCATATTTCTGCTTGAGCTACTTGATCATGGTGGTGGCGTTAATTGTATAAGCTGTACTAAAAGTTCAGGGGTAAACTCT GTGATGGGGAATGAAAAACCTAATGGATTTGGAACGTCAAAAGGTGATGATATTGGTGAACTGCAGTCTGCTGACAACCAGTTGGATGGTGAAAGGAAGCTTATGCAGTCAGGCTGCACTACTGAGGGTATTGGCACAAGAGATTTACTCCAATTACAGAATGAGGAGACAAGTGGATCTTTTAGGCAAATGAAACAGGAGGATAATGTAGCTCCTAGGGCAGAAATTGGAATTACAAGTTTCTCAAACTTTAATCAAGCATCCAATGGATTATCTCAAAATTCCAAACCAGAGATTCACAAATCAACTATTGCAGCAAAAGAATTATATGAATCTCTGGCGCAAACAAACTTGAGTATCACCCTGGGCTCCCCTTTGGGGAATCCAAATTCCTTTCCTGGTGCTGTTGTTGATGAAAGGGGTCAGAGTAAAGCACCGTCTCCACTCCAACAGGGGTCCAGGTCTCGTCATCTATTGCCCAAGCCTCCAAAGTCAGCCCTTGCTACTGGATTGGAATCCAATGTGGGCATGGTTTCACAGATACGAGTCGCAAGGCCACCTACTGAAGGGCGGGGACGGAATCAGTTGCTTCCTCGTTATTGGCCTAGGATAACTGACCAAGAGTTGCAGCAAATATCTGCAGA TTCAAATTCCACCATCGTGCCATTGTTTGAAAAGGTTCTCAGTGCAAGTGATGCTGGTCGGATTGGTCGTCTAGTCCTCCCTAAAGCATGTGCTGAA GCTTATTTTCCTCCTATCTCCCAACCAGAGGGCCTTCCTCTAAGGATACAGGATGTAAAGGGGAAAGATTGGGTATTTCAATTCAGATTTTGGCCAAATAATAACAGCAGAATGTATGTTTTGGAAGGTGTCACCCCTTGCATACAGTCCATGCAGTTGCAAGCTGGAGATACTG TAACATTTAGCCGTATGGATCCAGAAGGAAAACTTGTTATGGGTTTCAGGAAAGCATCAAACAATATGGCAATGCAG TCTATAAAGGGAAGCACCGAAACACATCTAAGTGCACTGTCCAAACATTTGCATTCAGCTAATGGTGATACTAGCTGGCATAAATTCGAGAAGCATGAGGAAAGGATGAGGGAGAGCTTGCTGTTACCATCATTGCTAGTTCCTGAGAGAAAAAGAACACGAAATATTGGATCTAAAAGTAAGAGGCTTTTAATTGATAGCCTAGATGCTCTGGAGCTCAAACTCACATGGGAAGAGGCACAGGATTTGCTCCGCCCACCACCAACTGTCAAGCCTAGCATTGTCACTATTGAGGATCATGATTTTGAAGAATATGAA GAACCTCCAGTTTTTGGGAAAAGAAGTATCTTTGTCATTCGTTCAATTGG CTTTATCACCAGGGGACAAGAGCAATGGGCTCAGTGTGATAGCTGCTGTAAGTGGCGAAGGTTGCCGGTTGATGTTCTTCTTCCACCCAAGTGGACTTGTGTGGACAATGCTTGGGATCAAAGCAG GTGTTCATGTTCGTCTCCTGATGAATTGACCCCGAGGGAATTGGAACATCTTCTCACACTCAATAAGG AGTTCAAGAGACGGAGAATGACGAGTATCCAAAGGCCAGCCCAGGAACAAGAGTCTTCTGGCCTGGATGCTTTAGCTAATGCTGCAATCCTTGGAGATGAGGGTGATCCAGGCACTACAGCAGTTGCTACAACAACCAAACACCCCAGGCATCGGCCTGGTTGCTCTTGCATTGTGTGCATTCAGCCCCCAAGTGGTAAGGGTAAGCACAAACCTACATGTACATGTAACGTCTGCATGACAGTTAAGCGCCGTTTTAAGACCATGATGATGCGCAAGAAGAAGCGTCAATCAGAACGTGAAGCAGAGATTGCCCTGAGGAATCAGCACTTGTCAGGTCCCAGAGATGAAGCTGAAGTGGAGAGCAGCTCTAAACATGTATTGACGCCCCAAGATCCTTCAGAGAATGAGGCTAGGTCAGTGAATGAGTTGGAACCCAAAAGTCAAAGCAACAATGTTTCAAACAAAATGGTTGACATTGGAAAAGGACACATTGACTTAAATTGCCATCCTGATCGTGAAGAAGAATCACAAGTTGGTTTAGCCCGTATGAGCATGATGAATCTTCTTCAAGTAGCAAGCCTTCCATTGGAGACATATCTGAAGCAGAATGGTCTTACAAGCTTGGTATCCGAGCAGCAAGGAAGTTCAGCATCTCATGTGCCACCTCAGGCTGGGGAGAGTGAAGGACGACCCGCTGAGGACTGTCAACTTGTTTCGGCTGTCCAAGAGCAGAAGCAGGAGAGTGGAGGTGAAGAGAACTGTGGAACTGGACCAGAGCAAAGCCAAAATGATCCTGTATga
- the LOC110623022 gene encoding B3 domain-containing transcription repressor VAL2 isoform X1 — MSELMLRMESKTCMNALCGASTSSGWRKGWPLRSGEFANLCDKCGSAYEQSIFCDMFHSKDSGWRNCASCGKRLHCGCIASIFLLELLDHGGGVNCISCTKSSGVNSVMGNEKPNGFGTSKGDDIGELQSADNQLDGERKLMQSGCTTEGIGTRDLLQLQNEETSGSFRQMKQEDNVAPRAEIGITSFSNFNQASNGLSQNSKPEIHKSTIAAKELYESLAQTNLSITLGSPLGNPNSFPGAVVDERGQSKAPSPLQQGSRSRHLLPKPPKSALATGLESNVGMVSQIRVARPPTEGRGRNQLLPRYWPRITDQELQQISADSNSTIVPLFEKVLSASDAGRIGRLVLPKACAEAYFPPISQPEGLPLRIQDVKGKDWVFQFRFWPNNNSRMYVLEGVTPCIQSMQLQAGDTVTFSRMDPEGKLVMGFRKASNNMAMQDIQPSAIPNGVHSSESFFSGVFENLPIISGYSGLLQSIKGSTETHLSALSKHLHSANGDTSWHKFEKHEERMRESLLLPSLLVPERKRTRNIGSKSKRLLIDSLDALELKLTWEEAQDLLRPPPTVKPSIVTIEDHDFEEYEEPPVFGKRSIFVIRSIGFITRGQEQWAQCDSCCKWRRLPVDVLLPPKWTCVDNAWDQSRCSCSSPDELTPRELEHLLTLNKEFKRRRMTSIQRPAQEQESSGLDALANAAILGDEGDPGTTAVATTTKHPRHRPGCSCIVCIQPPSGKGKHKPTCTCNVCMTVKRRFKTMMMRKKKRQSEREAEIALRNQHLSGPRDEAEVESSSKHVLTPQDPSENEARSVNELEPKSQSNNVSNKMVDIGKGHIDLNCHPDREEESQVGLARMSMMNLLQVASLPLETYLKQNGLTSLVSEQQGSSASHVPPQAGESEGRPAEDCQLVSAVQEQKQESGGEENCGTGPEQSQNDPV, encoded by the exons ATGAGTG AATTGATGTTGAGAATGGAGTCGAAGACTTGCATGAATGCATTATGCGGAGCTTCGACGTCGAGCGGGTGGAGAAAAGGTTGGCCTTTGCGATCTGGCGAATTCGCCAATCTCTGCGACAAGTGCGG GTCTGCATATGAGCAATCAATTTTTTGTGACATGTTTCACTCAAAGGATTCTGGTTGGAGGAATTGTGCTTCATGTGGCAAG CGTCTCCATTGTGGATGTATTGCTTCCATATTTCTGCTTGAGCTACTTGATCATGGTGGTGGCGTTAATTGTATAAGCTGTACTAAAAGTTCAGGGGTAAACTCT GTGATGGGGAATGAAAAACCTAATGGATTTGGAACGTCAAAAGGTGATGATATTGGTGAACTGCAGTCTGCTGACAACCAGTTGGATGGTGAAAGGAAGCTTATGCAGTCAGGCTGCACTACTGAGGGTATTGGCACAAGAGATTTACTCCAATTACAGAATGAGGAGACAAGTGGATCTTTTAGGCAAATGAAACAGGAGGATAATGTAGCTCCTAGGGCAGAAATTGGAATTACAAGTTTCTCAAACTTTAATCAAGCATCCAATGGATTATCTCAAAATTCCAAACCAGAGATTCACAAATCAACTATTGCAGCAAAAGAATTATATGAATCTCTGGCGCAAACAAACTTGAGTATCACCCTGGGCTCCCCTTTGGGGAATCCAAATTCCTTTCCTGGTGCTGTTGTTGATGAAAGGGGTCAGAGTAAAGCACCGTCTCCACTCCAACAGGGGTCCAGGTCTCGTCATCTATTGCCCAAGCCTCCAAAGTCAGCCCTTGCTACTGGATTGGAATCCAATGTGGGCATGGTTTCACAGATACGAGTCGCAAGGCCACCTACTGAAGGGCGGGGACGGAATCAGTTGCTTCCTCGTTATTGGCCTAGGATAACTGACCAAGAGTTGCAGCAAATATCTGCAGA TTCAAATTCCACCATCGTGCCATTGTTTGAAAAGGTTCTCAGTGCAAGTGATGCTGGTCGGATTGGTCGTCTAGTCCTCCCTAAAGCATGTGCTGAA GCTTATTTTCCTCCTATCTCCCAACCAGAGGGCCTTCCTCTAAGGATACAGGATGTAAAGGGGAAAGATTGGGTATTTCAATTCAGATTTTGGCCAAATAATAACAGCAGAATGTATGTTTTGGAAGGTGTCACCCCTTGCATACAGTCCATGCAGTTGCAAGCTGGAGATACTG TAACATTTAGCCGTATGGATCCAGAAGGAAAACTTGTTATGGGTTTCAGGAAAGCATCAAACAATATGGCAATGCAG GACATTCAACCATCTGCCATTCCTAATGGTGTCCATTCAAGTGAAAGTTTCTTTTCGGGTGTTTTTGAGAACCTACCTATAATAAGTGGTTACTCTGGCCTTCTTCAGTCTATAAAGGGAAGCACCGAAACACATCTAAGTGCACTGTCCAAACATTTGCATTCAGCTAATGGTGATACTAGCTGGCATAAATTCGAGAAGCATGAGGAAAGGATGAGGGAGAGCTTGCTGTTACCATCATTGCTAGTTCCTGAGAGAAAAAGAACACGAAATATTGGATCTAAAAGTAAGAGGCTTTTAATTGATAGCCTAGATGCTCTGGAGCTCAAACTCACATGGGAAGAGGCACAGGATTTGCTCCGCCCACCACCAACTGTCAAGCCTAGCATTGTCACTATTGAGGATCATGATTTTGAAGAATATGAA GAACCTCCAGTTTTTGGGAAAAGAAGTATCTTTGTCATTCGTTCAATTGG CTTTATCACCAGGGGACAAGAGCAATGGGCTCAGTGTGATAGCTGCTGTAAGTGGCGAAGGTTGCCGGTTGATGTTCTTCTTCCACCCAAGTGGACTTGTGTGGACAATGCTTGGGATCAAAGCAG GTGTTCATGTTCGTCTCCTGATGAATTGACCCCGAGGGAATTGGAACATCTTCTCACACTCAATAAGG AGTTCAAGAGACGGAGAATGACGAGTATCCAAAGGCCAGCCCAGGAACAAGAGTCTTCTGGCCTGGATGCTTTAGCTAATGCTGCAATCCTTGGAGATGAGGGTGATCCAGGCACTACAGCAGTTGCTACAACAACCAAACACCCCAGGCATCGGCCTGGTTGCTCTTGCATTGTGTGCATTCAGCCCCCAAGTGGTAAGGGTAAGCACAAACCTACATGTACATGTAACGTCTGCATGACAGTTAAGCGCCGTTTTAAGACCATGATGATGCGCAAGAAGAAGCGTCAATCAGAACGTGAAGCAGAGATTGCCCTGAGGAATCAGCACTTGTCAGGTCCCAGAGATGAAGCTGAAGTGGAGAGCAGCTCTAAACATGTATTGACGCCCCAAGATCCTTCAGAGAATGAGGCTAGGTCAGTGAATGAGTTGGAACCCAAAAGTCAAAGCAACAATGTTTCAAACAAAATGGTTGACATTGGAAAAGGACACATTGACTTAAATTGCCATCCTGATCGTGAAGAAGAATCACAAGTTGGTTTAGCCCGTATGAGCATGATGAATCTTCTTCAAGTAGCAAGCCTTCCATTGGAGACATATCTGAAGCAGAATGGTCTTACAAGCTTGGTATCCGAGCAGCAAGGAAGTTCAGCATCTCATGTGCCACCTCAGGCTGGGGAGAGTGAAGGACGACCCGCTGAGGACTGTCAACTTGTTTCGGCTGTCCAAGAGCAGAAGCAGGAGAGTGGAGGTGAAGAGAACTGTGGAACTGGACCAGAGCAAAGCCAAAATGATCCTGTATga